ACCCAGTGTTCGTTTGGTAGAAGAACCTACAACTATCTTGAAAAATCAGCCAGATTGGTTAATCAATGAAGATATATTAAGAGACGAAGGAGTAATATTTGGTCTTTCGGGGTCGAATCCTGAAGAAAAAATCTCTATTATTCGTAATTATTTTACCCAACAAACTGCCGATACAGAAAAGTTGATAGAATATCGTGAAGAAAAGATAGGTGAACTTAATTATTGGATTAACGAAAAAGAGGATTTGGTAAAAGATGCAGAGCGGAAAATTGTAGAATTGAAGAATAAGGAATTTGACGAACAACATCATTTACCCAGAACAATTATCGGTATTACGCTAGCAATAGGTATTGCAGTTGGGAATTATTTTCTTATTGAAGAGTCGTTAAGAGGTCATTTTGAACAAAATAAATTGATTGCCTTGGGGGTTTTTGGGGCGGGTATGTTCAATTTATTTGGTCGTATTTCTTTTTTACACGACGATGCTCGCCAAAGTACTTGGCGTAAAGTGCTAGAAGAAATAGGAATGCCTTTGGCTGCTGCTTTTTTTGTATTTGCTCAGATTTATCAAACCCAACCACCTCTCAATGCTTGGGCTTTGTTGGTATTTATCTTCTTCTTATTTATGTTTTCTGGAAAACTCCTTCTGGGGAATCTCACCATTTTGAAAGATGATTTAAGTATTTTTCAAAAAAGAAATCAGTTGGAAAAAGATAAAATCAAAAAAGTGGCCGAGTGGGAAACCGAAATCGCTAATCATAAAAGCGAAACTGAAAAATTCCGTTCAGAAAAACAGGCTGTTTTGCTTGAACTAAGTAAATATATTGCCGAACGAACTCGCTTTCATGCACAAAGAGATATGCTTATCAAGGTTTTTGAAAGTGAATATCATTTGGCACTAAACTACAGAAGTAAAGCTTCGGCCAAAGATATTAGTCGTATTTTGGGCGAAGAGCCTTCTTCTCAATTATAATTCTTTTCTGTGTTATCATCTCAACTTTCTTTGATTTTTCATTATGGAAGAAAATAAATCCCATACCGAGAATTACGATTTTCAACATGGATATAGCAGTGGCTTAGAGTCGGTTGATAAAAATACCTACGAAGGTTATTTGTCGAGTCAGGTGAATTTTGAATGGCTCAACCGTCAATTACACGAAAAAAAACAAGAGTTGTTGGCTATTGACCAAGCTATTGAACAGGCCAAAATACGTTTTAAGACAGCTTTTGATGCTTTACAAGAGCGGATTTTGAAAGTAAGCCTAGCTGGCAAAAACAAAGAAAGGCTAGAAACAGAGCTTTTCGAGATAGAAGAATCGCAACATGCTTTACAAAAAAGAAGGCTTGGCTCTGCTCATAAATACTCATTATTGGCGGGTATTGTTTATTTGGTGGCGGGTATTTCGTTTGTGGCAGGCGATTTGATTATTTCGCATGAAATTGTGGCTTATGCTCTCAATATCCATAATACCTTCGAGGCATGGGCTTTTGCGGTAGGGCTAGCAATGGTTTCTATCTTGCTAAAACCAGCCTATGAACGCTTGATTGAATCGCCATACGCCGAGGAAAAAGACAATAAAGCCAAAGTGATATATACTTGGTTTAAGGGTATTACTGTAGTATTTTCAGTAGCAACTTTGTTTGTGTTGGGTTGGTTTAGGTACGAGGCTTACAAAACCGATAAAATGAAGGAGGGAATCAATAAGGCTATCAAAAACCTCAATAACCAAGTATTTGACCCTTTGAACCCTACAGCACCACCACCGCCCGAGGTGCGTCAGCAAATAGAACAGAAAATGCAAAGTTTTGATTTACTCAATCAAAATTTGGTGAATAGTGGCTGGGCATTGGCCTCTTTTGTGCTATCGGGTGTACTTTTTGCCTTGGCAGGGGCTATTTGTTTGGGTATTGCCTTTCCTGTATTACAATGTTATTGGTATCGTTGGGTACAAATCGACCCGCAATTGAAGCGTTTGACCAAAGCCCGAAAAGCGATTATTCCACAGATTCAGCAGTTTGATAATGAGTTGGCTGAGCATATAATTCAAAAGAATATTCTGGAAAATGACTTGACGTTGGTAGATAGCACCGAAAAACTGGAAGCAGCAAGAACAGAAATGATAGCAGAAATTAAATATATCCAAGAGCAAATTCGTTTATCAGAAACAGATGCCCGAATCGCTTCGTATAATGATGGATTTGGTAAAGGCTCGATGGTGCGTGAGGCTATTAATGAAGATGAACTTCATCAGTTTGTTCGGGAAAGTTATTTTACAACCGCCAATTTAGCGTCAAAAGCCAAGTCGTCGTCTCCTGAAAAAGCCCTATTTAGTAAACGACCAACCCTTCGGCCTCATCAACAGCTAAGAAAGCTAATTTCGGAAGATTTTGACGGAACCGCTGAAAGCTAATGAGATAGGCCTAGTTTTCAAAGAAATAATATATTTAAACCTTCTAATAAATATCAACAATGGGATTATTTGATGCTATAATGGGTAATGCTTCTGAAGTTTCGTCAGACAAAGTTGCTGTTGAGTTTGCCCCAATTTTAGTAGATGGCGAAGCCGTAGTGAAGTCATTTAAACTAATTCGAGATATGTTTGTTTTTACCAATAAACGCTTGATTTTAGTAGATAAACAGGGTTTGACGGGTTCAAAGGTAGATTTCCATACAATACCATACAAAAGTATTAATCACTTTACCAAGCGTAGCAATGGCTTGTTGGACCTCGATGCCGAATTATTGATTTGGGTAAAAGGAAATGAACACCCAATTGTAAAGGAGTTTAGAAAAGGGGAGAATATCAACGATGTGTATCGGGTACTGAGTACTTATGTGCTATAGATAGTTGTTAGTAAGTTATCTGTTAGGGTTTACAGGATTAGCCAAAATAATGAAATGGAAAATCCTGTAAAGCCTTCAATACTATAATGCCTGATACTCAACAGTAAGATAATAAGCAATCCTGTACCTCTTTAATCCTCTAACTCTTACTTACTAGCTATTTTGTAAATTCTTCTATACGAACCTACCGCTTCACTAAAGAATAACACTACTTAATGAATAATGCTTGGTATAGCAAAACGAGGAGCTATAAAAGTAATATCCCATACGATTGGTGGTATAACGTCGCCAAACGTGTACAAGCGGGCTACCAACTGGTATTTGTAAAAATTGGGCTTCTTGTGCTGTTGCCAAAGTAGCTGATATTTCTTGTTCAACCCCTGAGGCTTCTACATGATACGAAATTCGTAACGACTCCATGATTGATT
The DNA window shown above is from Flectobacillus major DSM 103 and carries:
- a CDS encoding MFS transporter, which produces MSILDNIKRIFRFKATQNQDEGLVHDTVVQEVESVEAVQVPSVRLVEEPTTILKNQPDWLINEDILRDEGVIFGLSGSNPEEKISIIRNYFTQQTADTEKLIEYREEKIGELNYWINEKEDLVKDAERKIVELKNKEFDEQHHLPRTIIGITLAIGIAVGNYFLIEESLRGHFEQNKLIALGVFGAGMFNLFGRISFLHDDARQSTWRKVLEEIGMPLAAAFFVFAQIYQTQPPLNAWALLVFIFFLFMFSGKLLLGNLTILKDDLSIFQKRNQLEKDKIKKVAEWETEIANHKSETEKFRSEKQAVLLELSKYIAERTRFHAQRDMLIKVFESEYHLALNYRSKASAKDISRILGEEPSSQL
- a CDS encoding PH domain-containing protein, encoding MGLFDAIMGNASEVSSDKVAVEFAPILVDGEAVVKSFKLIRDMFVFTNKRLILVDKQGLTGSKVDFHTIPYKSINHFTKRSNGLLDLDAELLIWVKGNEHPIVKEFRKGENINDVYRVLSTYVL